From Streptomyces sp. 6-11-2, one genomic window encodes:
- a CDS encoding ROK family transcriptional regulator has product MSGATGTPGTPRVLRAMNDRAALDLLLEHGPLSRTRIGKLTGLSKPTVSQLLARLEAAGLVLATGTSEGRPGPNAQLYAVNPAAAHAAGLDVTPLRIRAAVADITGRTVGEYELPTPGRRPSQPVVRQVTDALDGAVKAAGLARGDVHRLVIGTPGAFDPNTGRLRYASHLPGWHSPTLLDELAAALPMAVEYENDVNLVAMAEQRLGAARGHQDFVLLWNQEGLGAALVLGGRLHRGWTGGAGEVGFLPVPGTPLVRQVTRANSGGYQELAGSQALPKMARELGIEDLPTGSSAEAAAELVARAADHATGPHRMLLTTYATRLATGLASLVSVLDPELVVLSGASLTAGGEVLRALVQAELEELAASRPRLVVGDVREHPVLRGALESALAKTRDEVFDTSR; this is encoded by the coding sequence ATGTCAGGAGCCACCGGCACGCCGGGCACCCCGCGGGTCCTGCGCGCCATGAACGACCGCGCCGCCCTGGACCTCCTGCTGGAGCACGGGCCGCTGTCGCGCACCAGGATCGGCAAGCTGACCGGCCTGTCCAAGCCGACCGTCTCCCAGCTCCTGGCCCGCCTGGAGGCCGCCGGGCTGGTTCTCGCCACGGGGACCAGCGAGGGACGCCCGGGCCCCAACGCCCAGCTGTACGCGGTCAACCCGGCCGCCGCCCACGCCGCCGGGCTGGACGTCACTCCCCTCCGCATCCGCGCCGCCGTCGCCGACATCACCGGCCGCACCGTCGGCGAGTACGAGCTGCCGACCCCCGGCCGGCGCCCGTCCCAGCCCGTCGTACGACAGGTCACCGACGCCCTCGACGGCGCGGTGAAGGCGGCGGGGCTGGCCCGCGGCGACGTGCACCGGCTGGTCATCGGCACCCCCGGCGCCTTCGACCCCAACACCGGCCGCCTGCGTTACGCCTCCCATCTGCCCGGCTGGCACTCCCCCACCCTGCTCGACGAACTCGCCGCCGCCCTGCCGATGGCGGTGGAGTACGAGAACGACGTCAACCTCGTGGCCATGGCCGAGCAGCGGCTCGGCGCGGCCCGCGGCCACCAGGACTTCGTGCTGCTGTGGAACCAGGAGGGCCTGGGCGCCGCCCTGGTGCTCGGCGGCCGGCTGCACCGCGGCTGGACCGGCGGTGCCGGCGAGGTCGGCTTCCTGCCGGTGCCGGGCACCCCGCTGGTCCGCCAGGTCACCAGGGCCAACAGCGGCGGCTACCAGGAACTGGCCGGCTCGCAGGCGCTGCCGAAGATGGCCCGCGAGCTGGGCATCGAGGACCTGCCCACGGGATCCTCCGCCGAGGCCGCCGCCGAACTCGTCGCCCGCGCCGCCGACCACGCCACCGGCCCCCACCGCATGCTCCTGACGACGTACGCGACCCGGCTCGCGACCGGTCTCGCCTCCCTCGTCTCCGTCCTCGACCCCGAACTCGTCGTCCTCAGCGGCGCCTCGCTCACCGCCGGCGGCGAGGTGCTGCGTGCCCTGGTCCAGGCCGAACTGGAGGAACTGGCCGCCTCCCGGCCCCGCCTGGTGGTCGGCGACGTCCGTGAACACCCCGTGCTGCGCGGCGCGTTGGAGAGCGCGCTCGCGAAAACCCGCGACGAGGTCTTCGACACCTCGCGCTGA
- a CDS encoding HNH endonuclease, giving the protein MPHVLVLNASYEPLGVVPLRRALVLVLENKAVCLEESGAYLHSATVTVPAPSVVRLKRFVRVPYRGPVPLTRRALFARDGGRCMYCGGIATSVDHVIPRSRGGKHVWDNVVASCRRCNHVKADRHLVELGWRLRHKPAPPTGLAWRIIGTGHRDPRWLPYLQPYGADDALARIDGISA; this is encoded by the coding sequence GTGCCGCATGTCCTGGTCCTCAACGCGTCGTACGAGCCGCTCGGCGTCGTACCGCTCCGCCGCGCGCTCGTCCTCGTCCTCGAGAACAAGGCAGTCTGCCTCGAGGAGTCCGGCGCCTATCTGCACAGCGCAACCGTTACCGTCCCCGCACCCAGCGTGGTCCGGCTCAAGCGTTTCGTGCGGGTTCCCTACCGGGGGCCCGTTCCTCTGACCCGCAGGGCGCTGTTCGCGCGCGACGGGGGCCGGTGCATGTACTGCGGTGGCATCGCCACCAGCGTCGACCACGTCATCCCGCGCTCGCGCGGGGGCAAACACGTCTGGGACAACGTGGTGGCCTCCTGCCGCCGCTGCAACCATGTCAAGGCCGACCGCCACCTGGTCGAGCTCGGCTGGCGCCTGCGCCACAAGCCGGCCCCGCCCACAGGCCTGGCCTGGCGCATCATCGGCACCGGGCATAGGGACCCGCGCTGGCTGCCCTACCTGCAGCCGTACGGCGCGGACGACGCCCTGGCCCGGATCGACGGCATCTCCGCCTGA
- a CDS encoding 6-phospho-beta-glucosidase translates to MKLTVVGGGSTYTPELVDGFARLRDTLPVEELVLVDPATDRLELVGGLARRIFAHQGHPGRVVTTSDLDAAVDGADAVLLQLRVGGQAARQQDETWPLECGCVGQETTGAGGLAKALRTVPVVLDIADRVRRTNPNAWIIDFTNPVGIVTRALLQAGHRAVGLCNVAIGFQRKFAQMLGVAPADVHLDHVGLNHLTWETGVRLGGPEGEDVLPALLAEHGESIAGGLRLPRPLLDRLGVVPSYYLRYYYAHDEVVEELRTKPSRAAEVAAMERELLAMYGDPALVEKPALLAGRGGAYYSEAAVDLAAALLGGGGNPYQVVNTYNKGTLPFLPDDAVIEVQAAVGSKGPVPLPVSDMDPLYAGLMADVTAYEDLALEAALRGGRDRVFRALLAHPLIGQYAYAEALTDQLVAHNREYLAWA, encoded by the coding sequence ATGAAACTCACCGTGGTCGGCGGCGGCTCGACCTACACCCCCGAACTCGTCGACGGTTTCGCACGTCTGAGGGACACCCTGCCCGTCGAGGAACTCGTGCTCGTGGACCCGGCGACGGACCGGCTGGAGCTGGTGGGCGGACTGGCCCGCCGCATCTTCGCCCACCAGGGCCACCCCGGCCGTGTCGTCACCACCTCCGACCTGGACGCGGCCGTGGACGGCGCCGACGCGGTACTGCTCCAGCTGCGCGTCGGCGGCCAGGCGGCCCGGCAGCAGGACGAGACATGGCCCCTGGAGTGCGGCTGCGTGGGTCAGGAGACCACCGGCGCGGGCGGTCTGGCCAAGGCGCTGCGCACGGTCCCGGTGGTCCTGGACATCGCCGACCGCGTCCGCCGCACGAACCCGAACGCCTGGATCATCGACTTCACCAACCCGGTCGGCATCGTCACCCGCGCCCTGCTCCAGGCCGGTCACCGGGCGGTCGGCCTGTGCAACGTGGCGATCGGCTTCCAGCGCAAGTTCGCGCAGATGCTCGGCGTCGCGCCCGCCGACGTCCACCTGGACCACGTGGGCCTGAACCACCTCACCTGGGAGACGGGGGTGCGTCTGGGCGGCCCGGAGGGCGAGGACGTACTGCCCGCGCTCCTGGCCGAGCACGGCGAGTCGATCGCCGGCGGCCTGCGCCTGCCCCGCCCGCTCCTGGACCGCCTGGGCGTGGTGCCCTCCTACTACCTGCGCTACTACTACGCGCACGACGAGGTCGTGGAGGAGCTGCGCACCAAGCCGTCCCGGGCGGCCGAAGTGGCGGCGATGGAGCGGGAGCTGCTGGCGATGTACGGCGACCCGGCCCTGGTGGAGAAGCCTGCCCTGCTGGCCGGGCGGGGCGGCGCCTACTACTCGGAGGCGGCCGTGGACCTGGCGGCGGCCCTGCTGGGCGGAGGGGGCAACCCGTACCAGGTGGTGAACACGTACAACAAGGGCACCCTGCCCTTCCTCCCGGACGACGCCGTGATCGAGGTGCAGGCGGCGGTGGGTTCCAAGGGCCCGGTCCCCCTCCCCGTCTCCGACATGGACCCGCTGTACGCGGGCCTGATGGCGGACGTGACGGCGTACGAGGACCTGGCGCTGGAGGCGGCCCTGCGCGGCGGCCGGGACCGGGTCTTCCGCGCCCTCCTCGCGCACCCCCTGATCGGCCAGTACGCCTACGCCGAGGCCCTCACCGACCAACTCGTCGCGCACAACCGGGAGTACCTCGCGTGGGCCTGA
- a CDS encoding carbohydrate ABC transporter permease: MAQVLDKPVGSKTRPSPAERTARRRAVLEWIAVHSLGVAAALFFVLPFVFVLLTSLMSDSQALSRDLVPHTWEWGNYKRVLDTPGFLTWWRNTLVYAGLGTVLTVASSLPVAYALAKFRFRGRNLSLMLVISMMMLPPQVIIIPMYLFWAKQLDLSGTLWPLIIPMAFGDAFSVFLLRQFLTTIPNEYLDAARVDGCGELRTLLKVVVPMARPGLAAVALFQFFYAWNDYFGPQIYASENPGAWTLSYGLESFKGAHHTDWNLTMAATVLVMAPVILVFFFAQKAFVEGVTLTGVKG; encoded by the coding sequence ATGGCCCAAGTGCTCGACAAGCCGGTGGGGTCGAAGACACGGCCCTCCCCCGCCGAGCGCACGGCCCGCCGCAGGGCGGTGCTGGAGTGGATCGCGGTCCACTCGCTGGGCGTGGCGGCCGCGCTGTTCTTCGTCCTGCCCTTCGTGTTCGTCCTGCTGACCTCGCTGATGAGCGACAGCCAGGCCCTCAGCCGCGACCTGGTCCCGCACACCTGGGAGTGGGGCAACTACAAGAGGGTCCTCGACACCCCGGGCTTCCTGACCTGGTGGCGGAACACGCTGGTCTACGCCGGTCTCGGCACGGTCCTGACGGTCGCGTCCTCGCTGCCCGTGGCGTACGCGCTGGCGAAGTTCCGCTTCCGGGGCCGCAACCTGTCGCTCATGCTGGTGATCTCGATGATGATGCTGCCCCCGCAGGTGATCATCATCCCGATGTACCTGTTCTGGGCCAAGCAGCTGGACCTGTCCGGCACGCTGTGGCCGCTGATCATCCCGATGGCGTTCGGCGACGCGTTCTCCGTCTTCCTGCTGCGGCAGTTCCTGACGACCATTCCGAACGAGTACCTGGACGCGGCGAGGGTCGACGGCTGCGGCGAGCTGCGCACCCTGCTGAAGGTCGTCGTCCCCATGGCCAGACCCGGTCTCGCGGCCGTCGCCCTCTTCCAGTTCTTCTACGCCTGGAACGACTACTTCGGCCCGCAGATCTACGCCTCGGAGAACCCGGGCGCCTGGACCCTGTCCTACGGACTGGAGTCCTTCAAGGGCGCCCACCACACCGACTGGAACCTCACCATGGCCGCGACCGTTCTGGTCATGGCCCCAGTGATCCTCGTGTTCTTCTTCGCCCAGAAGGCGTTCGTCGAGGGCGTCACACTCACCGGAGTGAAGGGTTGA
- a CDS encoding mechanosensitive ion channel family protein, whose protein sequence is MHLEVPAVSLPAALPAAGPSPSPSPSESPALTVPTFQDAHETATNAASWVEQNWSTWLAIGLKILLILVIAAVLRGVVRRAITKVIDRMARTAQAVDGTALGGLLVNAERRRQRSQAIGSVLRSVTSFLIMGTAALMVLSTFEINLAPLLASAGVAGVAIGFGARNLVTDFLSGVFMILEDQYGVGDSIDAGVAAGEVIEVGLRVTKLRGANGEIWYVRNGEIKRIGNLSQGWATAGVDVTVRTDEDLDKVKATLDEVAERMSKEEPWNELLWSPIEVLGLDSVLIDSMVVRVTAKTMPGKSVTVERELRWRVKRAFDVAGIRIVGDATAPAEEAPAADPTAGMSAPSAFASTTSPQSLAASPIPPPSLSK, encoded by the coding sequence ATGCACCTGGAGGTACCTGCCGTGTCCTTGCCCGCCGCCCTGCCGGCTGCCGGTCCGTCGCCGTCGCCGTCGCCCTCCGAGTCGCCGGCTCTGACGGTCCCGACGTTCCAGGACGCCCACGAGACCGCGACGAACGCCGCCAGCTGGGTCGAGCAGAACTGGTCCACGTGGCTCGCCATCGGCCTGAAGATCCTGCTGATCCTGGTGATCGCGGCGGTGCTGAGAGGGGTGGTCCGGCGGGCGATCACCAAGGTCATAGACCGCATGGCCCGTACCGCCCAGGCGGTGGACGGCACCGCGCTGGGCGGGCTGCTGGTCAACGCCGAGCGCCGCCGGCAGCGCTCGCAGGCGATCGGCTCGGTGCTGCGCTCGGTGACGAGCTTCCTGATCATGGGCACGGCGGCGCTGATGGTGCTGTCCACCTTCGAGATCAACCTGGCCCCCCTGCTGGCCTCGGCCGGTGTGGCCGGTGTGGCGATCGGTTTCGGCGCCCGCAACCTGGTCACCGACTTCCTCTCCGGCGTCTTCATGATCCTGGAGGACCAGTACGGCGTCGGCGACTCGATCGACGCGGGCGTCGCCGCCGGCGAGGTGATCGAGGTCGGACTGCGCGTGACCAAGCTGCGCGGGGCGAACGGCGAGATCTGGTACGTCCGCAACGGCGAGATCAAGCGCATCGGCAACCTCTCCCAGGGCTGGGCCACGGCCGGTGTCGACGTCACCGTCAGGACGGACGAGGACCTGGACAAGGTGAAGGCCACCCTCGACGAGGTCGCCGAGCGGATGAGCAAGGAGGAGCCATGGAACGAGCTCCTGTGGAGCCCGATCGAGGTGCTCGGCCTGGACAGCGTGCTGATCGACTCCATGGTCGTCCGCGTCACCGCCAAGACCATGCCGGGCAAGTCGGTGACCGTCGAGCGGGAGCTGCGCTGGCGTGTCAAGCGCGCCTTCGACGTGGCCGGCATCAGGATCGTGGGCGACGCGACGGCCCCGGCGGAAGAGGCCCCGGCAGCCGACCCGACGGCGGGCATGTCGGCCCCCTCGGCGTTCGCCAGCACCACCTCCCCGCAGTCCCTGGCGGCCTCGCCGATCCCGCCGCCGTCGCTGTCGAAGTAG
- a CDS encoding ABC transporter substrate-binding protein, with protein sequence MPEVSRKAALALAASAAMALLATACTGQPDAGANDDASKDTTINFWHAWSDPSEVKAVTSLIDGFRKAHPNIRVDVVGNMTDDKINQALRTGGDKAPDVISSFTTNNVGKFCSSGALVDLTPFFQKTGTDPEKTFPKAMNEYTQFDGKRCTVPLLGDAYGLYYNKDAFAAAGIENPPRTWSEFEADAKKLTIPQGDGYRQLGFMPNYHGWESTTEHYFAQFSPTYFDSSGTSNLAKDPAFEKGFTLQKRLVDELGGYRKLEKYRATLGDEWGPKHPFHTGQVAMQLDGEWRLGMAEEAKPKFEIGVAPLPVPDDQADQYGKGYITGTIAGIAATSKKQNAAWELVKYMTTDTDAVVGFANDIHNVPSTLAALKSPKLKHDPRFKTFLDIAADPQSTTTPASVNGGQYLVTIQQFGYDYESGRAKDLKAGLRKAAQQIDTDIAQAK encoded by the coding sequence ATGCCCGAAGTGTCCAGGAAAGCGGCCCTCGCCCTCGCTGCCTCCGCCGCCATGGCGCTGCTCGCCACCGCCTGTACCGGTCAGCCCGACGCCGGCGCGAACGACGACGCGTCGAAGGACACCACCATCAACTTCTGGCACGCCTGGAGCGATCCGAGCGAGGTGAAAGCCGTCACGTCGCTGATCGACGGCTTCCGGAAGGCGCACCCCAACATCCGTGTCGACGTCGTCGGCAACATGACCGACGACAAGATCAACCAGGCGCTGCGCACCGGCGGCGACAAGGCGCCCGACGTGATCTCCTCCTTCACCACCAACAACGTCGGCAAGTTCTGCTCCTCGGGCGCGCTGGTCGATCTCACCCCGTTCTTCCAGAAGACGGGCACAGACCCGGAGAAGACCTTCCCGAAGGCGATGAACGAGTACACACAGTTCGACGGCAAGCGCTGCACGGTGCCGCTGCTGGGCGACGCCTACGGCCTCTACTACAACAAGGACGCCTTCGCCGCCGCGGGCATCGAGAACCCCCCGAGGACCTGGTCCGAGTTCGAGGCCGACGCCAAGAAGCTGACGATCCCCCAGGGCGACGGCTACCGGCAGCTCGGCTTCATGCCGAACTACCACGGCTGGGAATCGACGACCGAGCACTACTTCGCGCAGTTCTCCCCGACGTACTTCGACTCCAGCGGCACGTCGAACCTGGCGAAGGACCCCGCGTTCGAGAAGGGCTTCACCCTTCAGAAGCGGCTCGTGGACGAACTCGGCGGCTACCGGAAGCTGGAGAAGTACCGCGCCACCCTCGGCGACGAGTGGGGCCCCAAGCACCCCTTCCACACCGGCCAGGTGGCCATGCAGCTCGACGGCGAGTGGCGGCTGGGCATGGCCGAGGAGGCCAAGCCGAAGTTCGAGATAGGCGTCGCCCCGCTGCCCGTCCCTGACGACCAGGCCGACCAGTACGGCAAGGGCTACATCACCGGCACCATCGCCGGCATCGCCGCCACCAGCAAGAAGCAGAACGCGGCCTGGGAACTGGTGAAGTACATGACCACGGACACCGACGCGGTGGTCGGCTTCGCCAACGACATCCACAACGTGCCCTCCACACTGGCCGCGCTGAAGTCCCCGAAGCTGAAGCACGACCCGCGCTTCAAGACCTTCCTGGACATCGCCGCCGACCCGCAGTCGACCACGACGCCCGCCTCCGTCAACGGCGGCCAGTACCTGGTGACGATCCAGCAGTTCGGCTACGACTACGAGAGCGGCCGGGCGAAGGATCTCAAGGCCGGCCTGCGCAAGGCGGCCCAGCAGATCGACACGGACATCGCGCAGGCAAAGTAG
- a CDS encoding carbohydrate ABC transporter permease, whose translation MTTVTLASKRRRSALKTLAFMSPWLIGFAVFFAYPLISTVYFSFVRYDGFQPPTWRGTGNWTYVFQNYPLFWPALRNTLWLVLVMVSLRVVFGLGVGLLITRIRTGTGVFRTLFYLPYLAPPVAATMAFAFLLNPGTGPVNSLLERVGISAPGWFNDPAWSKPALTMLALWGVGDLMVIFMAALLDVPTEQYEAAELDGASPWQRFRYVTLPNISPIVMFAVVTGVIQTMQYYTQPLIAGKVASGVIQGAGTQFEPGYPDKSTLTLPQLVYNLGFQRFDYGSACVVALVLFALSMVFTAFLMRRRGGLIQAGD comes from the coding sequence ATGACCACCGTCACCCTGGCGTCCAAGCGCCGCCGTTCGGCGCTGAAGACCCTCGCCTTCATGTCGCCGTGGCTGATCGGCTTCGCGGTCTTCTTCGCGTATCCGCTGATCTCCACCGTCTACTTCTCGTTCGTGCGCTACGACGGCTTCCAGCCGCCGACCTGGCGCGGCACCGGGAACTGGACGTACGTCTTCCAGAACTACCCGCTGTTCTGGCCGGCCCTGCGCAACACCCTGTGGCTGGTACTGGTGATGGTGAGCCTGCGCGTGGTCTTCGGACTCGGCGTGGGCCTGCTGATCACCAGGATCAGGACGGGCACGGGAGTCTTCCGTACCCTGTTCTACCTGCCCTACCTGGCCCCGCCGGTGGCGGCGACCATGGCCTTCGCCTTCCTCCTCAACCCCGGCACGGGCCCGGTCAACTCCCTGCTGGAGCGGGTCGGGATCTCCGCGCCCGGCTGGTTCAACGACCCCGCCTGGTCCAAACCGGCCCTGACGATGCTCGCCCTGTGGGGCGTGGGCGACCTGATGGTCATCTTCATGGCCGCGCTGCTCGACGTACCCACGGAGCAGTACGAGGCCGCGGAGCTGGACGGCGCCTCGCCCTGGCAGCGCTTCCGGTACGTCACGCTGCCGAACATCTCGCCGATCGTGATGTTCGCGGTGGTCACGGGCGTGATCCAGACGATGCAGTACTACACCCAGCCGCTGATCGCCGGAAAGGTCGCCTCGGGCGTGATCCAGGGCGCGGGCACCCAGTTCGAGCCCGGCTACCCGGACAAGTCCACCCTCACCCTCCCCCAGCTCGTGTACAACCTCGGCTTCCAGCGCTTCGACTACGGCTCGGCCTGCGTGGTGGCGCTGGTGCTGTTCGCCCTGTCGATGGTGTTCACCGCGTTCCTGATGCGGCGCCGGGGCGGTCTCATCCAGGCAGGTGACTGA
- a CDS encoding ABC transporter ATP-binding protein, giving the protein MPLLEVNSLHQGYKRKPVVRGLDLELDAGAFGLLGPNGAGKSTLLRSLATVSRPTSGSVRVFGKEITTAKELRAARREIGFLPQSFAYPADFTVVDFVRHCAWLREVPRSRIPVVAAEAIERVELGEQANTPLRRLSGGMLRRAGIAQAIAGRPGLVILDEPTTGLDPHQRVRFRELIRDLAEASCVLLSTHLVEDVAHTCARIGVLHEGTLRFVGTPTELEKLATPGSPGDTPLEQGYASALSRSASHVTDAS; this is encoded by the coding sequence ATGCCGCTGCTAGAAGTAAATTCCCTCCACCAGGGATACAAGCGTAAACCGGTCGTTCGTGGACTCGACCTTGAACTCGACGCGGGAGCCTTCGGGCTTCTGGGACCCAACGGCGCGGGCAAGAGCACGCTCCTGCGGAGTCTGGCCACGGTGAGCAGGCCCACGTCAGGGAGCGTCCGGGTGTTCGGGAAAGAGATCACCACGGCGAAGGAGCTCCGAGCAGCGCGGCGTGAGATCGGGTTCCTTCCCCAGAGCTTTGCCTACCCCGCAGACTTCACAGTCGTCGATTTCGTGAGGCACTGTGCTTGGCTGCGTGAGGTTCCCCGGAGCCGCATTCCGGTAGTGGCCGCGGAAGCAATCGAGCGGGTGGAGCTCGGCGAGCAGGCCAACACCCCGCTGCGGAGGCTGTCCGGAGGCATGCTGCGTCGCGCAGGGATCGCCCAGGCGATTGCAGGACGCCCCGGACTGGTGATTCTTGACGAGCCGACCACAGGTCTCGATCCGCATCAGAGGGTCAGGTTCAGGGAACTGATCCGGGATCTGGCAGAGGCCAGCTGTGTCCTGCTCAGCACACACCTGGTTGAAGACGTCGCTCACACCTGTGCGCGCATAGGTGTTCTGCATGAGGGCACCCTTCGGTTCGTCGGCACACCGACCGAACTGGAGAAGTTGGCCACTCCCGGTTCTCCTGGGGACACACCCCTGGAACAGGGTTATGCCTCGGCCTTGAGCAGGTCGGCTTCACACGTGACTGATGCGTCATGA
- a CDS encoding Uma2 family endonuclease has translation MTQVDPIDLLNAIEKASPMPIRPEYIEGTVIVPPQPNDHHNDGAFKLAVQFFNAGFELAGMGNGYRAANKDGGTMALLIPDFYVRRRKASELDESYRKTHKGWYPVDMIALVGEVTSSNHWTDTGPKLRTYAAAGVSVYVLVNRETRAAHCYTTPVLPDEDPTKAYYDGEAKVDLGDPLPLPAPYPTLDTAPFVKD, from the coding sequence ATGACGCAGGTGGACCCCATCGACCTGTTGAACGCGATCGAAAAGGCGTCGCCGATGCCGATTCGGCCGGAGTACATCGAGGGGACGGTCATCGTGCCTCCACAGCCGAACGACCATCACAACGACGGCGCCTTCAAGCTCGCGGTCCAGTTCTTCAACGCCGGGTTCGAACTGGCGGGCATGGGCAACGGTTATCGCGCCGCCAACAAGGACGGCGGCACCATGGCCCTGCTCATTCCGGACTTCTACGTCCGGCGACGCAAGGCCTCCGAACTCGACGAGTCCTACCGCAAGACCCACAAGGGCTGGTACCCCGTCGACATGATCGCCCTCGTCGGCGAGGTGACGTCGAGCAACCACTGGACGGACACCGGCCCCAAGCTCCGCACCTACGCCGCCGCGGGCGTCTCCGTCTACGTCCTGGTCAACCGCGAGACCCGGGCCGCCCACTGCTACACCACCCCCGTGCTCCCCGACGAGGACCCCACCAAGGCGTACTACGACGGCGAGGCCAAGGTCGACCTCGGCGATCCGCTCCCCCTCCCGGCGCCGTACCCCACGCTGGACACGGCGCCGTTCGTCAAGGACTGA